A stretch of the Taeniopygia guttata chromosome 3, bTaeGut7.mat, whole genome shotgun sequence genome encodes the following:
- the CNR1 gene encoding cannabinoid receptor 1, with product MKSILDGLADTTFRTITTDLLYVGSNDIQYEDMKGDMASKLGYYPQKFPLSSFRGDPFQEKMTGGDDSLLSIIPSEQVNITEFYNKSLSTFKDNEENIQCGENFMDMECFMILNPSQQLAIAVLSLTLGTFTVLENLLVLCVILHSRSLRCRPSYHFIGSLAVADLLGSVIFVYSFVDFHVFHRKDSPNVFLFKLGGVTASFTASVGSLFLTAIDRYISIHRPLAYKRIVTRPKAVVAFCVMWTIAIVIAVLPLLGWNCKKLNSVCSDIFPLIDETYLMFWIGVTSILLLFIVYAYMYILWKAHSHAVRMLQRGTQKSIIIQSTEDGKVQITRPDQTRMDIRLAKTLVLILVVLIICWGPLLAIMVYDVFGKMNKLIKTIFAFCSMLCLLNSTVNPIIYALRSKDLRHAFRSMFPTCEGTAQPLDNSMESDCQHKHANNAGNVHRAAESCIKSTVKIAKVTMSVSTDTTAEAL from the coding sequence ATGAAGTCAATTCTAGATGGCCTCGCAGATACAACTTTCCGAACAATCACGACAGATCTCCTTTATGTGGGCTCCAACGATATCCAGTACGAAGACATGAAAGGCGACATGGCATCCAAGCTGGGGTACTACCCCCAGAAGTTCCCTCTTTCTTCCTTCAGGGGTGATCCTTTCCAAGAAAAAATGACTGGAGGAGATGATTCCCTGTTGAGCATTATTCCCTCAGAGCAGGTCAACATCACAGAGTTTTACAACAAGTCCCTGTCCACTTTTAAGGATAATGAGGAGAATATACAGTGCGGGGAGAACTTTATGGATATGGAGTGTTTTATGATCCtgaaccccagccagcagctggcCATCGCTGTGCTGTCGCTCACCCTGGGCACTTTCACAGTCCTAGAGAACCTCCTCGTCCTGTGCGTTATCCTCCACTCCCGAAGCCTCCGGTGTAGACCCTCCTACCACTTCATCGGCAGCCTAGCTGTGGCCGACCTCCTGGGCAGTGTGATTTTTGTCTACAGTTTTGTGGATTTCCATGTTTTCCACCGGAAGGATAGCCCCAATGTCTTCTTGTTCAAACTGGGTGGAGTTACAGCCTCCTTCACCGCCTCTGTAGGTAGCCTTTTCCTCACGGCAATAGACCGGTACATCTCTATACACAGGCCGCTAGCTTATAAAAGGATTGTTACCCGACCAAAGGCTGTCGTAGCATTTTGTGTGATGTGGACCATCGCTATCGTAATAGCCGTTCTTCCTCTGCTCGGCTGGAACTGCAAAAAGCTCAACTCTGTTTGTTCGGACATATTCCCTCTCATCGATGAGACGTACCTGATGTTCTGGATCGGGGTCACCAGCATCCTCTTGTTGTTCATTGTCTATGCCTACATGTACATTCTGTGGAAGGCTCACAGCCACGCCGTTCGCATGTTGCAGCGAGGCACGCAGAAAAGCATAATCATTCAGTCGACGGAGGATGGTAAGGTACAGATCACTAGACCCGATCAAACTCGTATGGACATCAGGTTAGCCAAAACCTTGGTCCTTATCCTAGTTGTTCTAATCATATGCTGGGGCCCTCTCCTTGCCATCATGGTGTACGATGTCTTTGGGAAAATGAACAAGCTCATCAAGACTATCTTTGCCTTCTGTAGCATGCTCTGTTTGCTGAATTCAACAGTGAATCCCATCATCTACGCTCTGAGGAGCAAGGACTTGCGACACGCCTTCCGCAGCATGTTCCCCACCTGCGAAGGGACTGCGCAGCCCCTGGATAACAGCATGGAGTCTGACTGCCAGCACAAACACGCCAACAACGCAGGGAACGTGCACAGGGCTGCCGAGAGCTGCATTAAGAGCACAGTTAAGATTGCCAAAGTTACCATGTCTGTCTCCACAGACACAACAGCTGAAGCGTTGTAA